The following nucleotide sequence is from Nitrospira sp..
ATCGGGCGGATGCCTTGAAACTGGCCGAGGTGTCCGAGGCCGAGCCGTTCGAGATTCGGAAGGGTGAGACCTTTGCAGATGGCTGCCAGACGTTGAAGGGTATTGCAGCCCCCGTCGCCGTACGTGTCCGCATCGGGCAAGGCGCCGACCCCGAATCCGTCCAACACAAGGAGAATGACGCGAGTCACCATGGGCGCACTATACCAAATTCGCAAAAACGAGCAAGGGTGTCAGACTCTGTTGGAGATACGTAGTGCATGCATCGACAGGGCCGCCCCGTTCAGCGGGTACCGGCCCGCTGCGATTGCCACTCATCCACGATCTTCAGGCTCACGCTGGTACCGATTCGGTCGGCGCCCGCTTCCAACAAGGCTTGTGTCGTTTTCCAGTCCCTGATCCCTCCCGACGCCTTGACCTTGGCACGACCGGCGACCGCTTCTTTCATCAACCGGACGTCGTCCACCGTCGCGCCCGCGTGCGAGAACCCTGTCGAGGTCTTCACGTAATCCATCCCCGCCTCGACAGCCAGTCGACAGGCGGTGATTTTCTCCTCGCGCGTCAACAGGCAGGTCTCCACGATGACCTTGTGATTGACGCCCGGCGTGGCCTGGATCACCGCAACCATATCGTTCCGCACGAAATCATGATCTCCTGACTTCAGCCGGCTGATGTTGATCACCATATCGAGCACCCTGGCGCCGCGCGCCACCGCCTCGATGGCTTCGGTTACCTTCGCGTGCGTGGAATGGCCACCGAGCGGAAATCCGACGGGAATCCCGACCTGAATCTCGGTTCCTGCCACCGCCGCAACGGCTTCGTCGATATAACAAGGCGGCACAAAGATCACGATGAAGCCCTGCACCTTCGCTTCGGCGCACAATCGCAAGACATCCGCCTTGGTCGCATCAGGCCGCAAGACGGTGTGGTCGAGGTAACGGGGCAGGCATTCATTCCACGGCAGCACGCCCATTGAGGGATTCCTTTCCGTCGGTGACATGAGGTCGTAACTCCGAATCGCAGATCAAGCGCCGTGGGCGACGAGGCTTCCCTTCAGCCGTTTGCGGAAGGGCTGCTTTTGATACTTCTCCACGGCCTGGTTGTGTTCGGCGAGGGTCGAGGAAAAATGATGGGTCCCGTCGTTTCGCGAGACAAAATACAGGTAGGAAGCCCGGGCGGGAAACAACGCGGCTCGAAGCGAATGGGCGCCGGGGCTCGCGATCGGTCCCGGCGGCAAGCCCCGCACGCGATAGGTGTTGTAAGGACTCTGGCTAGAGAGATCGCGCTTGTGAATGTTCCCATCGAAGGCGGGTAGCCCATAAATCACCGTGGGGTCACTCTGGAGCGGGATATTCTTCCGCAGTCGATTGTGGAATACGGCCGCGATCAATTCCCGCTCGTCCTTCACTCCCGTTTCCTTTTCGATGACGGAGGCCAGGGTCAACACCTGGTGCAGCGACAAGTTCATGCGGGTGGCCTGCTGCTGAAGCTCGCCGTTCCACACGCGACGCAACTCATCCACCATCGTCTTGATCACGTCCTTGGCCTTCGTGCCCTTCGCGAACGAATAGGTTTCCGGGAACAAATACCCTTCCAAGGACTCCGCATCGATCTCCAGCTGTTTGATGAAGGACCGATCATAGATCAGCCTCGCGAACTCTTTGTGGTCGGTGATGTGCTGATCGGCCAACACATCCGTAATTTGCGCCAGCGTATACCCTTCCGGAATCGTGACGGGGTGCAGGACGACACGCCCGGCCAGCAGTTTGTTCAGGATCTCTTGGGGTGTCATACCGCCGTCCAGCTCATACTCGCCCGGACGTATTTTGCGATCGATATCCTTGGTCCGGCCGAGCAACATGAAGGCCGAACGGCTGCGAATCAGCTGTTCGCTCTTCAAGAGCGCCGCAACTTGCTGAAAGGTACTGCCTTCGGGAATGAAGACCACGCGGGAAGGAGGCTTCGGTTTCCCGCTAGCGACGGGGCTTTGCGCCCATCGCAGCACGAGAAATCCCGTGATGCCCGTCAGCAGCACCGCGGCCAGGATCAGCCCTACCATCGTTCGTCTCTGCATCATCGACTCGTTCCCGTTCTCCCGACACGGATTCGAACGCGTCACACTCGTTGGGGATCCCTTCCGATACGGAAACGGACGGTTCCTCCACACTGGCCAAATAACTCTGCAGCAAAATCGCCGCCGCGACACGATCCACGATGCCTTTTCGTTTTCGGCGGCTGACATCGGCGGCGATCAACACCTCCTCCGCCGACCTTGTCGTCATCCGCTCATCCCACGTCACCACCGGGACGGGGATCATCGGGGACAGGGTCTGTATGAATGCTTCGACGACCTTAGCCGCCGGACCGAGTTCCCCGTCCAACTTGAAAGGCATGCCCACCAGGACCATCCCTACATCATGGTCCCGGACAAGCTGTTGGATATGGCGGAGGTCGGACTCGAGATTCTTCCGGTGGAGGGTTTCAAGCGGTTGGGCCGTCCACCCAAGTTCATCGCTCAAGGCGAACCCGATCCGTTTGGCCCCATGGTCGATCGCAAGAATACGCCGGCCCTTCATTACTTTACCGTTCCAAGGCCTTCTGGACCAACCCAAAAACTTTTTCCAACGCGGGTCCGAGGCCTTCCGGATTCTTGCCCCCGGCCTGCGCCATTTCCGGGCGGCCTCCGCCGGTTCCGCCCACCTCGACCGCCATCTCTTTGATCAGCTCCCCCGCCTTCAGCCGACCGACGAGATCCTTGGTGACGACCACCAACAACGAGACCTTGCCGTCATTGGCAGCCCCGATGGCCACCACTCCGCTCCGGAGCTTATCGCGCAACTGGTCCGCCAGCGCCCGCATCCCGTTCACATCCAAGCCGTCGGCACGTTGCGCATGGACCTGCACGCCCTTGACCTCGCGGGTCTGGGTTTCGCTGGACGAGCTGCCGGCCAGCTTCAACTTCACCTCCGACAACTCTCGCTCCTTCTCTTTTAACTGCTCGGCCAATTTGCGCGTACGGGTCACCAATTCGCCCGGCGCGACCTTCAGGAGATCCGACAACTCGCGGACGTCCGCCTCCAGCCGTTTCACCGAATCCAAGGCGCCGCTTCCGGTCAAGCACTCGATACGCCTGACCCCGGCCGCCACCCCAGCCTCCGACAGGATCCGGAACAACCCGATCTCGCCGGTCCGGCGACAATGGGTTCCGCCGCACAATTCCTTGCTGAAGGTATCGATGCTCACCACCCGCACCTGATCGCCGTATTTATCACCGAAAAAAGCCAGCGCTCCACCCGCCACGGCATCCTGCACGCCCATCACGTCGGTTTGGACGGATTGGTCCAACCGGATCTGCTCGTTCACGATCCCCTCGATTTCATCGATGTCGCGGAACGACAGGGGGCGGAAGTGGGCAAAGTCGAACCGCAGGCGATTCGGCGCCACCAGCGACCCATACTGTTTGACGTGCGGTCCCAAGAGATCCCGTAGCGCGGCATGCACCAAGTGCGTCGCAGTGTGATTCCTGGCCGCATCCTTCCTGGTTCGCTGATTGACCGTGAGCTGCAGCCGCTCTCCTTCTCGGATCGATCCGGACTGCACGACGCCCTTGTGCACGATCAGGGTCGACACGGGTCTGGTGGTTTCGTGAACGTCGACTCGCCCGTCGGTCCCGATCAGGGTGCCTTGATCGCCGGCTTGGCCACCCCCTTCGGCATAGAAGGGCGTCACATCGAGTACGATTTCGATTTCATCACCCTCGCGCGCCTCTTTGACGAGCGCGTCGCCTTTCAGGATGGCCTGAACAATGCCCTCGGAGTTCAGCTGTTCATAACCGACGAAGGTGGTGCCCTTCACGCGGGCAGCGACCTCACTGAGCGTGGGTCGCTCCGTTTCCGTTTCAAACCCGCCAGTCTTCCTGGCACGGGTGCGCTGCTCTTCGATGGCCGCCTCGAAGCCCGTCTCGTCCAGCTTGATCTCCTGTTCACGGCAGGCTTCGACGATGAGGTCCATCGGAAACCCATAGGTGTCATAGAGCTTGAAGATGTCGGTACCGGCCAGCGTATCCTGCCCGGACGACCGCACTTTGGTCAGCATCTCGGTCAGAATCGGCAGGCCTTGGTCAAGCGTCGCGATGAAACGTTCTTCTTCCCCTCGCGTGGCCTCCTTCACCGTCTCGGCCGCAGCAGTCAGTTCATGGTAGGCCACGCCCATATGGGAAACGACCGCCGCAGTCAGGTCGTGGAGGAATGGCTCCGTAATGCCGAGCAGGCGCCCGTGGCGAGCGGCCCGCCTAAGAATCCGACGCAATACGTAGCCACGGCCTTCATTCGACGGCAACACGCCATCAGCCATGAGAAAGGTGATGGCCCTGAGATGGTCCGCGATCACCCGCATGGACCGATCCACCTGTTCTTTCGTGCCATATTGCAACCCGGCCCTTTGGCCGATGGCCGCCAACAGTGGAGCGAACAGATCACTGTCGTAGTTGCTCAGTTTGCCTTGAGCCACCGCCGCCAGCCGCTCCAACCCCATTCCGGTGTCGATGCTCGGTTTGGGTAACGGATTCAGCGTGCCGCCGCTGTCGCGGTTGAACTGCATGAAGACAAGATTCCAAATCTCGATGACTCGATCACCCTCGCCGTTCGGGGTGTCGTCGCCCGGCACCGCCGCGCCTTGGTCGAAATGCAGTTCCGAACAGGGTCCGCAGGGTCCTGTGTCCGCCATCTGCCAGAAATTATCCTTTTCACCACAACGGACGATCCGGCTCGGCGCAACGCCGATCTTTTTCCACAGCCGATCGGCTTCGTCGTCTTCGCGGAAAATCGTGACCCACATCCGGTCCTTCGCCAGCCCCACGACCGACGTGAGAAACTCCCAACCGAAGCGAATCGCCTCTTCCTTGAAGTAGTCACCGAAGGAAAAGTTGCCGAGCATTTCAAAGAACGTATGGTGCCGTCTGGTGTAGCCGACATTCTCGAGGTCGTTATGTTTGCCGCCGGCCCGCAGACACTTCTGCACCGACACGGCACGACGGTAGGCGCGGGTCTCCTCACCGAGAAACACCCGTTTGAACTGATTCATTCCGGCATTCGTGAACAGCAAGGTGGGATCGGCCTGCGGAATCAAGGGAGCGCTGGGCACCGCCCGATGTCCCTGCTGCTCGAAGTAGTGAATGAAGGCCCGCCGAAGATCGTTCGCGCTCTGGCTCATAACTCGTCCAACCCCGCCTCTAGATCGACTTGCGTGACTTGCTGAATGGTCTCATCATCGAACCCGCGTTGCCGCAACAACCGCACCCACTGCAACGGCCCGGTCCGGCTCGTTCGTCCTTCGAGCACCTGGCAGGCCAACTCCTGCTCGGAGATCGAGCGATAGGCCTTTTTCAAGGCCCGTTCCACGACCGGTTCCTCGAACCCGCGCTGCAGTAATTCGGCCTTCAGCCGCTCACGGCCCATCGGCCGGCGGGCCAGCCTGGTTTCGGCCCATCGAACGGCATAGGCCTGATCGTTCACATAGCCCAACCGCTCCAACTCGCGCACGACGGCGGCAGCCTTTGGTCGTGTGGCGCCCTTGTCCCGGAGATAACGCTCCACCTGCGCCACGGTTCGATCGGTTCGGGCCAGATACCGCACCGCGAGATTGAGGTAATCAGGAACCGCCACCGCCCCCACCTACGTGGCGACCCGGGCGCCGTGCCCCCGCTTCTCGCCCCGCTCCTCCTTCGCCTCTTTGGCGTCGGCCTTTTTCTCCGTTCCCGAGCCAGGCAAACCGGCTTGTTCCCTGATCTTCCCTTCAATTTCTTTGGCGATACTCGGGTTGGCCTTGAGAAAGTCGCGGACGGCTTCGCGGCCTTGCCCCAGCCGCTCACCCTTGTAGGAGTACCACGCGCCGGCTTTCTCCACCACGCGCTTTTCCACGCCCATATCGACCAGTTCACCGGCCTTGGAGATCCCTTCCGCAAACATGATGTCGAATTCCGCCTGCTTGAACGGCGGCGCCATCTTGTTCTTGACCACCTTCACCCGGACGCGGCTGCCGGTCACATCCTGTCCGTCCTTGATCGATTCGATGCGCCGGATATCCAACCGCACGGAGGAGTAAAACTTGAGCGCATTACCGCCCGTCGTCGTTTCAGGATTGCCGAACATGACACCGATCTTCATCCGAATCTGGTTGATGAAGATGAGGGTGGTTTGGGATTTCGAGATGGCCGCGGTCAACTTGCGGAGCGCCTGGGACATGAGCCTCGCCTGGAGTCCCATGTGGGCATCTCCCATCTCGCCTTCGATCTCCGCCCGCGGCACCAGGGCCGCCACGGAGTCGACCACGATGATGTCGATGGCGCCGCTCCGCACCAGGGTCTCGGCGATTTCGAGCGCCTGCTCGCCCGTGTCCGGCTGCGAGACCAGCAAATCGTCCGTCTGCACGCCGAGTTTCTTCGCATACGAAAGATCCAACGCATGTTCGGCATCGATGAACGCCGCCACCCCGCCCGCCTTCTGCGCCTCAGCAATCGCATGCAGGGTCAGGGTCGTCTTACCGGACGATTCCGGACCGAAGATTTCGACCACGCGGCCACGCGGCAAGCCTCCGACACCCAAGGCGATGTCCAACCCCAGCGACCCGCTGGAAATCGCCGGGACATCTGCGGGACGGTCCTCCGCCCCCAGCTTCATGACCGCACCCTTCCCATATTGTTTTTCGATCTGCGCCAGGGCTAGGTCCAACGCGCGCTTCTTCTCGTCTTTTTCAGCCATTGATGACTCCTTCTCGCAGCATCCGTGTGACGCGCCTTTTGTCCGAAGCGCCTGGGGAGACAACGCACCAGCCGATGCTGAGTTGACCGACTGGAGGCGGACCAGACTCAGACCAGGAGCCGGTGGAACGGAGGATTATACCGGACTCCTCATGGGGAAACCTAGCCCGGACGGTTCGAGCAACGACGTCTCTACTGCAGCGGTACTTCCCAGAGCGTGCTGTAGATCGAACCGGTCGGTCGCAGTTCGCTCTTCATGAGGAGGATGGCATCGACCGGTAGCTCACCCAGCTCGACCGGACGATCCAGGACAGCGCCTTGGGCCAGAGCCTGCCCGGCCTGTCGTTCACCTTCTTTGATCCGCGCCACGGTCAGGTGTGGACTGAACGGCCGCTCTTCCGGTGCAAACCCAGCCGATCGGCAACAGACTTCGACGGCACGATGCAGCGCCGCCAGCCGTTGCGCCTCCGGTCCCCGCTCCCAGCTCTCGGAAGGACCAACCCA
It contains:
- the deoC gene encoding deoxyribose-phosphate aldolase — its product is MGVLPWNECLPRYLDHTVLRPDATKADVLRLCAEAKVQGFIVIFVPPCYIDEAVAAVAGTEIQVGIPVGFPLGGHSTHAKVTEAIEAVARGARVLDMVINISRLKSGDHDFVRNDMVAVIQATPGVNHKVIVETCLLTREEKITACRLAVEAGMDYVKTSTGFSHAGATVDDVRLMKEAVAGRAKVKASGGIRDWKTTQALLEAGADRIGTSVSLKIVDEWQSQRAGTR
- the recA gene encoding recombinase RecA: MAEKDEKKRALDLALAQIEKQYGKGAVMKLGAEDRPADVPAISSGSLGLDIALGVGGLPRGRVVEIFGPESSGKTTLTLHAIAEAQKAGGVAAFIDAEHALDLSYAKKLGVQTDDLLVSQPDTGEQALEIAETLVRSGAIDIIVVDSVAALVPRAEIEGEMGDAHMGLQARLMSQALRKLTAAISKSQTTLIFINQIRMKIGVMFGNPETTTGGNALKFYSSVRLDIRRIESIKDGQDVTGSRVRVKVVKNKMAPPFKQAEFDIMFAEGISKAGELVDMGVEKRVVEKAGAWYSYKGERLGQGREAVRDFLKANPSIAKEIEGKIREQAGLPGSGTEKKADAKEAKEERGEKRGHGARVAT
- the thpR gene encoding RNA 2',3'-cyclic phosphodiesterase codes for the protein MIRTFLAVALPATIRRALSTLQQDLKQRLDPVAGRQVRLSWVRPDAMHLTLRFLGDTPEDVIDLLRLGVEEAAQGQRAVTVPLQRLGAFPRPQQPRVLWVGPSESWERGPEAQRLAALHRAVEVCCRSAGFAPEERPFSPHLTVARIKEGERQAGQALAQGAVLDRPVELGELPVDAILLMKSELRPTGSIYSTLWEVPLQ
- the mltG gene encoding endolytic transglycosylase MltG; amino-acid sequence: MMQRRTMVGLILAAVLLTGITGFLVLRWAQSPVASGKPKPPSRVVFIPEGSTFQQVAALLKSEQLIRSRSAFMLLGRTKDIDRKIRPGEYELDGGMTPQEILNKLLAGRVVLHPVTIPEGYTLAQITDVLADQHITDHKEFARLIYDRSFIKQLEIDAESLEGYLFPETYSFAKGTKAKDVIKTMVDELRRVWNGELQQQATRMNLSLHQVLTLASVIEKETGVKDERELIAAVFHNRLRKNIPLQSDPTVIYGLPAFDGNIHKRDLSSQSPYNTYRVRGLPPGPIASPGAHSLRAALFPARASYLYFVSRNDGTHHFSSTLAEHNQAVEKYQKQPFRKRLKGSLVAHGA
- the ruvX gene encoding Holliday junction resolvase RuvX → MKGRRILAIDHGAKRIGFALSDELGWTAQPLETLHRKNLESDLRHIQQLVRDHDVGMVLVGMPFKLDGELGPAAKVVEAFIQTLSPMIPVPVVTWDERMTTRSAEEVLIAADVSRRKRKGIVDRVAAAILLQSYLASVEEPSVSVSEGIPNECDAFESVSGERERVDDAETNDGRADPGRGAADGHHGISRAAMGAKPRR
- the alaS gene encoding alanine--tRNA ligase, which produces MSQSANDLRRAFIHYFEQQGHRAVPSAPLIPQADPTLLFTNAGMNQFKRVFLGEETRAYRRAVSVQKCLRAGGKHNDLENVGYTRRHHTFFEMLGNFSFGDYFKEEAIRFGWEFLTSVVGLAKDRMWVTIFREDDEADRLWKKIGVAPSRIVRCGEKDNFWQMADTGPCGPCSELHFDQGAAVPGDDTPNGEGDRVIEIWNLVFMQFNRDSGGTLNPLPKPSIDTGMGLERLAAVAQGKLSNYDSDLFAPLLAAIGQRAGLQYGTKEQVDRSMRVIADHLRAITFLMADGVLPSNEGRGYVLRRILRRAARHGRLLGITEPFLHDLTAAVVSHMGVAYHELTAAAETVKEATRGEEERFIATLDQGLPILTEMLTKVRSSGQDTLAGTDIFKLYDTYGFPMDLIVEACREQEIKLDETGFEAAIEEQRTRARKTGGFETETERPTLSEVAARVKGTTFVGYEQLNSEGIVQAILKGDALVKEAREGDEIEIVLDVTPFYAEGGGQAGDQGTLIGTDGRVDVHETTRPVSTLIVHKGVVQSGSIREGERLQLTVNQRTRKDAARNHTATHLVHAALRDLLGPHVKQYGSLVAPNRLRFDFAHFRPLSFRDIDEIEGIVNEQIRLDQSVQTDVMGVQDAVAGGALAFFGDKYGDQVRVVSIDTFSKELCGGTHCRRTGEIGLFRILSEAGVAAGVRRIECLTGSGALDSVKRLEADVRELSDLLKVAPGELVTRTRKLAEQLKEKERELSEVKLKLAGSSSSETQTREVKGVQVHAQRADGLDVNGMRALADQLRDKLRSGVVAIGAANDGKVSLLVVVTKDLVGRLKAGELIKEMAVEVGGTGGGRPEMAQAGGKNPEGLGPALEKVFGLVQKALER
- a CDS encoding RecX family transcriptional regulator, with the protein product MAVPDYLNLAVRYLARTDRTVAQVERYLRDKGATRPKAAAVVRELERLGYVNDQAYAVRWAETRLARRPMGRERLKAELLQRGFEEPVVERALKKAYRSISEQELACQVLEGRTSRTGPLQWVRLLRQRGFDDETIQQVTQVDLEAGLDEL